TCCAATATTTTAAGAATACTTATACCCCTGATGAATGGTTTTTCCATACCTTGATTATGAATTCACACTTTAAATATGATGTTGCGAATAATAATTTATTGTATTTAAGAATGGGAGAAACACTTAGTGAAAGAAATTCTCCAGTATATCTAACTAGTAAGGATATTGGCTTAATAGAGAATTCAAATCATTATTTTGCAAGGAAGTTTGACGAAACTATTGATCGTTCCGTTATTGAATATTTTGTTAATAAGGTTAGCTTTGCTAAAGGAAAAGCAGACAGTCTAAATCAAGCCTATTAATATGTGTTTGAGAAAATGGGAGGCTTAATATGTTAAGTTTGAATTATAAGAGAAGTATTTTCCAAATTTGTGAAGAGATTGGTACTGGAACTATTGGTACACAAAAGATGAAACCGGATATAATCATCCGTTTTGAGCTTTTGTTTTCTCCACTTGAGAATTCTAAACTAAATAAAAAAAAGTTTTCATTCCGACTTTTAATTCCTAATTACTTGATTGATTTGGAAGAAGATGAAAATCTGATTTATAGCAAAATACACAAAAATACCAGGTATAAAATTAACAGAGCTATGAATAGAGACGAATTGCTTTACTTTGAACGATCCAATCCATCAGATACTGAGATTGAGGAATTCAAACTGTTTTTTAACCCATTTGCGAAAGAAAGAAACATTCGGTCATGTGATGAAAATAAACTCAAGGCATTGAGAGACCAAGGGGCATTAATCATTTCATTTATTACTGATAAGAATGGTAACGTCCTTTGCTATCATGTTTATCAGAAAGAGGAACAACAAGGGTATTTAATCTACTCTGCTTCAACACGTTATAATATCGAGGATTCAGGTTTTCGTAACTTAATAGGAAGAGCCAATAGATATTTACACTGGAAAGATATCCTGAGTTTTAAAGAAAAAGGATGTAAGTGGTATAACTTTGGTGGAAAAATATTAAATAAAGAGGACAATGAGGGGCAAAACGTAAATCAATTCAAACTAGAATTCGGACCAGTTACTGGTTTTGATTCAAGGATCTTTTACTCTAATAGCCTTTTAGGGAAGGTAGGACTTATTCCATTATTTATAAAATGGAGAAATAGTTCTGAATATAAATTCAGCAAAAACTTTGGGTCAGTGAAAAATATGAACTACAAATATGATAGTCATGAATGTTAGAGGTGGAAACATGGACTTAGCATATGAACAGATGGAAGGCTTAAACGCAGAGTTTGGGTCTTCTTTTTTCTTATTAGATGTAAATAAATTGAAAAGAAATTACCAAAAGATAGACCATGCATTTAGAAGTAGATATCAGAATTTTATTATTGGATATTCGTATAAAACAAACTATTTACCTTACTTATGTAAAGAGTTGGACCAACTAGGGGCATATGCTGAAGTGGTCTCAAGATTGGAGTATGACTTAGCGGTAAAAATAGGGGTGAATCCACAAAATATTATTTTTAATGGACCATTGAAAATGTCTGAAGATATTGAAACAGCTTTAGAAAATGAAAGTACCTTAAACCTGGATTCATTCTATGAAATAGAGTATGTAAAGAACTATTGCTTAAAGAACAAACTCAAGCCGGTAAAAGTAGGTTTACGTGTGAATTTTGATCTTTCAAGTAATGGTGAAAGTCCACTACAGGAAGGTTACGAGGTCAGTAGATTTGGATTCTGTGTTTCAAATGGGAGCTTTCATTCTGCTGTACAAAGGCTTAAGGAATGTGAAAATATCCAAATCGTAGGATTACATGGACATTTCTCTACGAGAGAAAGAAAAGTGGAGACCTATGGGACAATTACGAGGAAACTATGTGAACTGGCAAAGCAATATATCCCCGATTCAGTGGAGTATATTGACATAGGAGGAGGCATCTATGGAGAACTTCCAGCATCCTTTAAATTGAAAGCTCCTAGTTTTGAGGATTATGCTGAAACGGTTTGTCATATTATGAACATTGAATTTGAAGAGCAAGGAAGAAAACCATATTTAATAGTAGAACCCGGCATCTCAATGGTAGCCAATGCATTTACCTTTATCTCAAAAGTAATAGAGACGAAAAAGGTACAAGACAAATATTTTGTACTTATTGATGGCAGTGTCCACAACGTTAAACCTACCATGCATAAACGAAATCTTCCTATGCGTTTAGTGTTCCAACATCCTGATAGTACCCCCCATGCAACTTATAATATAGTCGGTTATACCTGCATGGAGAAGGATTATTTGGGATATGAACTAGTTGGGCAATTACCAATCAAAGATGATTATGTTATTTTCGAGAATGTGGGTGCATATACCATTGTTTTTAATCCGCCATTTATAAAAGAAAGACCGGGAATTGTGGCCTTTGAAAATGAAGAATTCTATATCATTCGTAAAAAGGAAAGCATGAAAGAATTTTTTAATGAAGATCTTTATGTATTTAAAAAACCAAGGACTGAGGTGCCAAAATGAATATATTACTATGCAGTGCTGGTAGAAGAGTTAAATTGGTCAAATATTTTAAGGAAGAGTTGCAGAAGAGAGGGGGAAAGGTGGTAGCAGCAGATTGTGATTCATCAGCACCGGCCTTGTACCTTGCTGACAAAGCAGAGATCGTTCCCCGCATTACCGATCCAGAGTATATCTCGCACATCAAACAAATTTGCAAAAAGCACAATATTCATGGAGTGTTAAGTCTGATTGATCCTGAATTAAGCCTTCTAGCTGAACATATTGACGAGTTTGAAAAAGAGAATATAAAAGTAATTGTTTCAAACAAAGATGTGATAAACATTTGTTTTGATAAATTCCTAACCTATACATTTCTAACATCACACCACCTTCCTGCAATCCCCACATATATAAAGATGGAGGATATCATTGCTGACATCGAAAAGAATGAACTTCAATTTCCATTAATACTTAAACCAAGAAAAGGAAGTGCAAGTCTAGGAATCTCTATTATTCACTCGACAGAGGAGCTATACGCTCTATGGAAAGAAACGGATGAATGGATTGCTCAGCCATTTATCCAAGGAACGGAATATGGTGTTGATTGCTATGTAGATCTTGTAAATGATAAAACCACCAATATTTTTTGCAAAAAGAAAATAAAAATGAGGGCAGGAGAAACCGACAAATCTATATCCGTTCATGATCCAGCACTAATACATCTTATTGAACAGGTATTAAGTAAGCTAAATGCAATCGGACCTGTAGATATTGATTGTTTTAAAACAGAGCGTGGATACATCATTTCAGAAGTAAACCCCAGGTTTGGAGGGGGATATTTACATGCACACGAAGAAGGGCAAAACTTTGTTATAAATATACTTACCAATTTAGCGGGTGTTCCTAATCAAGTAGATATTGGGAATTATTCGAATGGGTCTGTCATGATCAAGTTTGATGATGTCCTGATTTTAAAAGGAATAGATCAAATCCTAAACGACCAACAATTACACGAGTTAATATAAAGGCTGTGTTAAAGAATAGTGTTGATTTGTACACCCTGTTGATTGTAGCGGAAGGCACGAAGACTCCTGTGGGAGT
The window above is part of the Bacillus sp. SORGH_AS_0510 genome. Proteins encoded here:
- a CDS encoding diaminopimelate decarboxylase — translated: MDLAYEQMEGLNAEFGSSFFLLDVNKLKRNYQKIDHAFRSRYQNFIIGYSYKTNYLPYLCKELDQLGAYAEVVSRLEYDLAVKIGVNPQNIIFNGPLKMSEDIETALENESTLNLDSFYEIEYVKNYCLKNKLKPVKVGLRVNFDLSSNGESPLQEGYEVSRFGFCVSNGSFHSAVQRLKECENIQIVGLHGHFSTRERKVETYGTITRKLCELAKQYIPDSVEYIDIGGGIYGELPASFKLKAPSFEDYAETVCHIMNIEFEEQGRKPYLIVEPGISMVANAFTFISKVIETKKVQDKYFVLIDGSVHNVKPTMHKRNLPMRLVFQHPDSTPHATYNIVGYTCMEKDYLGYELVGQLPIKDDYVIFENVGAYTIVFNPPFIKERPGIVAFENEEFYIIRKKESMKEFFNEDLYVFKKPRTEVPK
- a CDS encoding ATP-grasp domain-containing protein, with protein sequence MNILLCSAGRRVKLVKYFKEELQKRGGKVVAADCDSSAPALYLADKAEIVPRITDPEYISHIKQICKKHNIHGVLSLIDPELSLLAEHIDEFEKENIKVIVSNKDVINICFDKFLTYTFLTSHHLPAIPTYIKMEDIIADIEKNELQFPLILKPRKGSASLGISIIHSTEELYALWKETDEWIAQPFIQGTEYGVDCYVDLVNDKTTNIFCKKKIKMRAGETDKSISVHDPALIHLIEQVLSKLNAIGPVDIDCFKTERGYIISEVNPRFGGGYLHAHEEGQNFVINILTNLAGVPNQVDIGNYSNGSVMIKFDDVLILKGIDQILNDQQLHELI